In Megalobrama amblycephala isolate DHTTF-2021 linkage group LG21, ASM1881202v1, whole genome shotgun sequence, the genomic stretch ACTGCAGTTGTTGCTGAATGAAGGAAAAGATGGATTCTGTTGGAGAGGAGGCATCTGGAGTTTGACCGAATGGGGTGAGCCGAGTCGGCTCCTCTTCATCTCCGGCCCCATGCCCTCCTCGAGGCACAGTCCCCTGGTATATGAACAGAACGAACATACTTGAAGAGCTAGAAATGCTCAAAGACTCTCAGTGCTTCCGTACTGTTTCTTATAGTGATGATGAAATAGtcctttttagtttttttttgttttttattttttaaaatgaaattaataaacacgctgttttaaaaatgcaatgtcTCGTGAATATTTGTGCTTCTATAAAGCAGAAATTTTGTGCTTTCACTTAGCGGATCACAGAGATAATAGTTTTATCTTGCATATTCCATAATCCTCTTTTGGTTTAATGTTTGTTCTGAGATGGAACAATGCTTTTGTTATACAAAAGCTTAAATAATGTGTAAAATCAGTTTTTTGCATAAGTAAGCTATTTAATTGGAGCTGAAATTTGTAGTGAATATGCATTTTCTCACCAGACAGAAAGGTGCAGACATCCAGTTCCTGTAAGTATGCATGGCTTTTGTTTTACTTATtcatattaacattactgttaTTGTGCAGTaagcacaatttttttttttaactattttatcTTGGGGTTTAGACATAATACTCATTATTTTAGAATCTGACTTTACCACCACTGAGTAGCTTATTCTTAAAGGATCATGAAAccttataaaacattttacaataaaacattttttgagatGTCAATATATACAGGTTGCACGTAGCTGAAAACAGTAATAGCTCATAAAACAGAATGTTATAAACGAGTAGAAACTGGTTATTTTTGCATTCTCCGGAGCCATTTCGTTCTTCCCATAATCCATGCTGCATACTCGGGTACAGTATGTGGTGGTATGCATGTGACATGGTTGCAATCAGCCACAAAgctagaagaagaagaagaagaaattagttcttccggtttgaaaagcaaagttGAAGAAACGTCACGAAATGTGAGGTACATGCGTCAGTTCGGAGTGGTGATTGGCTGTCGTGGCTGGAGAGTACGCTGTTACGTCATCAGTCTCTGAgcgtttttccacattattcaCGAGAAAGAACTCGTTCAATCCAAGCACTGCGCCGTATTATACATTAGAAAGTCTCACTTCTCTTGTCTGTTTAACCCGCACTGTTGTCGTTCAGCGACATGGGTCGTAAGTGTGCGTTTCTTGGGTGCAACAACACAAAAGTATTGTTTGCCTTTCCCCGCGACGCAAGAGCTCAATTTTGGGTGCAGGCGGCGGGTTTGCTGTGGCCTACCAACACACATAAGAAATATGTTTGCAACAAACATTTTACACCGGAGAGCTTTGTGAATTTGGGATCTGTAGAATCCGGTTTTGCACATCGCCTTGTTTTAAACAAAGATGCTGTACCAATTCCTGTTAAACCTATCGTCATCGTCTCCACAACTTTGGTAAGTGTTTGTTGaaatattctttatttttgtgtatgttGGTTTTGCAAGATTTTATCCCCAACACTACTCCTTCACTTTTAGGAGCAGACAGTCAAAATTAACCAGTTAAGTCATTGTTCAATGCTTATCGTGTTGTATAAAAATGCATgagttttgtacttttttttttttttctaagtacAAAATCTGCATCAAACAATGTAATAACAGGAGGTGGTTATTATGGATCAACTAGGGACATGCGGGTGCAAATATATAACTTCATCTGACTTTTCACGTCAACAGATTCGTCGCATGAGATATTCCAGGAAGTATAGATTTAAAAGCTGTTATTTCtcattatttataaacatttgtATGAATATTGGACCGCTTTCATTTCGCGTTTCCTAACTATTTGACGCCGTTTAAAGAAAGTTTACCATGGCATGCTCTCCTGTCACGCCCACAAACCACACGCTCCTCTTAACATGATGATTAAACCTGTCAGAGCATTTAAGCAAAATTGTATTTTCTTTGCATCGCTATTGTATCACAGGCAGATATATGTGTCTGTACACTGATTCTTGAGAGATGGGACAAAACATGTCAAGCAATTGTAACTGCTATtaggtttaaaaatatttttctgttgtaaATGTTATGAGGGATTAATAATAGAATGTGTTTATCACAATTATcccttttaatttaattgtatcATTATTATATCAAATGTATGACACTTATTGTCTTCTCACTACATCTAAAACAGTGTGTCCACAGAGAATGGTTCAATTATCCATATGCAATGAAATGGATAAACATGCTTTTTAATGATGAAAAAGCTTGTTTTATCAAAAGCAACACTTAATAATATCTTATATGAGAGCAAGGTTGTTTTTCAATGACACATGCATGTTTTATAAGATTTCAAAGTTGTGTCCCCACtttttgtcaacaccgtcagacattttattaaaatgtaataaaatcaggGAATATCAGGGGCAGCTGTCACTCTGAAGGACCCAGGTTGCCACATTCCACCTCTGCAGAGTACATCAATGTCAGACAGGCTTTAGTAAGTTTTAtcattttttgaatattttaaatccTAATGTTAATATTTCCTGTGTCACAACCATGATATGTCAACACCCTCTTCCAATTTCTGAGcaaattatttgaaatttttagatcatttttttcccctgaaGCAGGTTCTATTAGCTTCTAGCATCAACAGAGAAAACAAAATGGCTACTACATGAACTCCATTTGTTTTGTGAAAGAAATGCCTAATATGTCAACACTGTCAGTGTTAACACCATAAGATTTTCTGTCTGACGGTGGTGACATTCAACATGAAgtcttcatatttttgtggttttcaagtcatttttaattatatcaaatataaaacagtATTTAGTTTTTCTAATATTGTAGAAATACTAAATATGTGACCTGACAGCATATATTGCTTTTGTGGATTGATAGTCATCACAGCTcatgcagtctctactaatgagacgatgagttgaatcagatGTGTTATATGAAggagacatacaaaatatgCAGTGCTGTGGGTGCTTCAGGACAGGTCTGAAAACCCCTGGCCTATCCTGGATTTATGATTGATCTGATCTGGTTATGACTGAAACCTGTTAGAATATTAGAAATTATATTGCGCAACATGAACACGTCAAAACTCTCCCTTAAACTGTGAAATGCACACAGTCCAATAATGATACTAACAATTACAAATAATGTGAAAAACAGTTTTGCTTATTCGTCGAGTGTGGAAAATCACATTCGACGAATCTGCTGCATCTGTCGACACAGTCCGAAGTTGAACTATAACACAGGCACATGTTGAACAGGATCTATCATAATTGTatggtatgattttttttttatttttttattattcttttactTGTATcaaggcatttgtggactagaAAAAGTATATTGTAGATGCATATATTGTAGTATTTCCTCTTTGGTTACAATAAGTTTCATTCTTCCTTGGTCAAACCTGAATTTGCAGTTGTCTGCTTTGGCACATTTGGACAgttcagctatttttttatatatatatatatatatatatatatatattatttttgctcaTTTATAAACCTAAATGTTACCTAAGATTTTTATAGTTGTACAACATTCAGTGAATGTGTATCAAAGTTTGCAGGCCTTCTGATATTGCACCCTTTCTCAATCActttgacacttttttttttttttttttttttttttttttttttttttttaagaaaaggtCTAAATCTTCTCTAACCTATAAGTGCAATTGTCACAACATTTTTGCTGGAACATCAGAACTCTAATGCATGTCTGCAAAATCTAGTAACACTCCAAAAACCTAGTTATTTTGTCAGTAAATTGGCCAATGCCACCATAATaagtgtttttgtcattgtgTAAGCCACACTGGCTAAAATGttcactaaatatatatttattttttgttgataGTTTTGTCTTTTGGTGAATGCTCTTATGTGTCACTGAGCTTTTTAGATACAGATTTCAGCAGTAGGTAAACATTTACTGGGAAAAGTCAATACTACACTAAAAaatggttgggttaaatgtttgcccaacctgctgggtagtttttttttaactcaactattgtttaaaaatgactgtattgcttgattaaaatgaacccaaagtatgttagaattggaaatgaacatttattaatatgtttaataaatgaacattaatatgtttaattaataataattaaacaataaacatttactaaattacttattaataaatgttcacattttgattattattgttgtctctagtaattgtgtctgatttttaatttccaacctatttggggttaattttaagccagacatatagtaatttttaaacaatagacgagttaaataaaactacccagcatttggggaaacatttaacccaactgctgggttaaaacaacccagtctcTGGTTTTGTCCAATTtaaacccaacttgggttgtttttagcccagcatttttagtgcatagtacacaaaaataaagtgaacatttgtatttatacagtacatttatttttgtagaaatgttCGATATAAACTGAAAATGCATTTGCTTGTTCATTTTTACACCCTCTGATGTCTTCCCCTACCACCACTACACATTCTTACACATCTTCATTTTGCTCATATGTAACTGCTCAAACTAACTATTCAGAGATCTGAACTGGTTTTGAAAGAATAAAATGAATTCTCATTCAAGAATTGAGCCaaagcaattgagaaaaactataGGGATAGAACTTTAGGAAAATAATCCACCTCTGTGAGTCCATATAATGCAAGTGAATAGGTGCTTCTCGGTTGACGTTTGAAAAACCACACACAACAATCGTGACAGTAATTTATACTACCCTGGATGAATCAATATCAATAAACGATAGGTGTGTGTAAGGTatagaaagaaattaatatacaTCAGGGATGCCATGAATGTGAGTAAATgagagaatttttatttttgggtgaattatccctttaaaactaAGTTATGTAAAACTTTGTTGTAATTGTTGGCCAAATTATTTACACAGATTACACACTACTGTGAAGGTTTTTACTTATCCAAGTTACAGTGAAATGTCAGGTAAACAGATGTACAGGCGGGCTTCAGTTTCTTCACCAGCTGATGTAAATATATCCCTGGCTGTTATGCAGCTGTGGGAGTTTCTTCCCTGATGACACTCAGATTAGAGTATGATCTAAAACTGTCTTGTGGATATAATGAACAACCACACATATTTAATTTTACCTTCAAAATGACAAGGAAATCTTATTACTGTGGTTACATCCTTTAATGAGCATCAATTTTCATTTGTACTTCACCCTCCTTCCCCAAATTTGCACATGCAgcactttttttgtgtgtgtgtgtactaatATTTGCTCACGTGATTTGAAATGACAGACTTGGTCATAAACGGCACGACAGAGAAATCATACTCGGCGACTCAGTGATGCATTTAGGAAATGTTTTATATAGAAAACATGACACTAGAAACTAGCACATACATTTTTCAAGGGCAATTTGAGAGAAACATATAGCAACATCAAACAGtataaaaacacacactaaTACTTGTAAATATGCAACATCAATATCCACATTACAGAGCATTTGTCCATTCATCATTTGCCAAACACGCTTCCTGATGGAGGTTTGGGTTTCTCGAGCACCGTCTCTCCTCCAGACCGAACTCCACTGAACACAGACGGCGCCACCTTCCCCATGCGCTctacaacacacacaaacagactcgTTAACTAAAATCATTGTTATTGTCGTTAACTAAGAGTATTAAAGACTAACTGTGGAGAAAACGAAGTTTTATAGCCCGCACGTCAACGTGTGGGGCGGGGCTATTAACTGTGAAACAGGGggtctcgagagaagccaggttttcccggtatattttttctgttgttatttttcactACTTTCATGTTGATGGCTGACACGTGTTCTGTTGTCGGATGCAAAGCTCAGAAAGGACAAATGGTGAGCCTTCATATATTACCAAATGATCAGAAACTCCGATCTAAATGGGTGCAGTTCATTGGGAATAATTGTAATGTCCCTGCTAAACTTCCATCGAGGACCTATGTTTGCAGCAGGCATTTCCCAGAGAACTGTTTTGAAAATTTTATTATGACTAAGTTGGGTTTTGCTAGTAAACTTATATTAAAGCCCAACGCGATTCCATCAATTTACTCTGAGGACACAGCCAGCACCAACCATCGTGCAGAAGATGTACCGGTAAGCTTCTTTTCCTTGTGTTTTATCAGTTTACCGTGTCAAATGCCAAATAATTCAGCCAGTGTTATCATAGATGATGTAGCAGTGTCGTGCATTCAAAAGACGCTTTTTCCCCGCTTTCCATTTTTGCAGCGTAgtgtgtatgatgtatattactatattatgATCAATTATATTCCTTTCTCCACCCTCTTTCTATgatgttcaaagcgtttctaagcATGGCGATTTTTAAAAGGCAGCTGAGATGGCGAACGGGAATAATGTATAtgtaacattagcaaaacattattagctgtttgaaaaAGCCAAAGGCTAATCACATGTGTCCAGCGTTGTAGAGAGTACGGTGGCCGATAGGTGCAAAACAAATCACAACAGTCGGTGAGCTACGAGGTTGTTAATCCATGGTGTTTCCTCCTGCCCAAGCCAGCGTTATttcatctgattttttttttttttttttttttttttttataatcgtGTTTAACAGTGGAATCTTCTTATGAATCAGTTTTGGTTGaaacatatatggctgaattaaaccaaTATTTGCCATTGTGTAGCGTTTGCTAAAGTTGATCTAGTgcagtggtcaccaacctttttaagcccaagatccctgacctcgacctttatgaaagacaagatctacttgatagaaaaagacagcccagattgtagttgtatttttttcatggccaatttagattctgaattatttatttatttttttacaagcaaattggccgattctcatactggttgcagatatttattattattattataaacaaaaatacatagccatttcaaattagagggaaccactgctttttaatcacaatccaaacaaagatgctatCACATTGCatgagcagttttttttttatttgaattaattgagatttaatttcaagatttaaagcaaaaacacaaCGGTCTGAttttatctttgtgaaatttTATGCTACACAAAAAAGCTTGAGACAAAAACAGCAGGCTGAATGAGacgcaaattcactctctgacagcaggtggcgcttatggagcagcagtgatacagagtttccttggttaccgatgtgtaaacaaagctgaactgcgctaataattagctactttattTGGAGataaagaggaaaataaaatgccattacCATCGGTTTTTTTCTGAAGACAGTAATTCCTTTTAGAGATGCATTCATATAACCCTTCACCcctaattcaatatttatattttcttcctatatttcgagcatcgtgaacagtgagctgctctgcctgctacagaattttctcctcttTGCGTCCGTCTTCAGCGTCTCTGGCCTCTTGTTTACGGCCGTTTACAGACTCGGACATGATCTGGGATATTTACCTTTATCACTGTCCCAGTAGCTcccgaaaataacagaaaaataaatacaaaaatacagtacaaagactggagaaatgtaatgtatttttgcactcatatttctgttgttttcgcgagctactggaacagtgataaagatcgacCGGTCGATCGCGATCGACGGGTTGGCGACCACTGATCTAGTGGATCAGGTAGTCCGAGCTGGTGTGAGTGGAGGCAgggaaatatttgcatattcataggtCCACGTATGCTAAatttaagctattttaaggcgTGAAGAACTTTTCGAagaggaaaaaacatttaaatatttagttttggttattaaagatgagttttaagggataaaattgtTGACTGCAGTGGAACATTtctgtaaattaaaataaagctaaaatataaatatagattGAAATATTAGCTGGAAATAAAGActaaaactgagaaaaaaacaaaaaactaattaaacccaaatagcaattaaaaaaaaaaaaagtaataaaatgacaaaagcaaaaagaaattacaaaaaatttaactaaaatgaacaaactaaaaatataaaaataaaagtgaattcAAAAGAttaatacaacaacaaaaacaatgctAACAATACTACTATATAGCATGCaataattgtttattattatcgTCGTGTTATACAATGCAATAGTACAATATAGCAGTAAAATTTTTGTACAGTAATCaaaataatggtaaaaatgGTCAAAGTTCtattgactgaatttgaaaGTTGTCAgatttttatatgtaattttcaAAGACTATCCCTAATCTAATCAACTTTAAAAGCtagtttgtttattatttacagtcaaaactTGGAGATGACGGAAAACTCACCACACTCGACCATGACCTCATATGTCTTGCTCTTGACTTCTCCTTTCAGCCCCAGTTTACTGCGGGCTCCTTTCAGATCCTCCTCTTTTACAACTGGCCGCTTCTTCTTCTTGACCTCTGGCTGATAgaaatatcatttttaaaaagagaaACGTCTGCTGTAGTTAGCACTTAGTTACAGAATCATATACTTTTATTTCTAATAAGTAAAGACATCTCACCTGAGACATTCTGTATGGTTGCGGTCTGGTTTCTGGACAAGTTGTGTACTTTGTCTTTTCGTCCTGTCTCTTTTATACCCTTGTTACCAGCTCAGCGTGCCCCCCTCCCCCCGCTCTCTtatcattatatattattagCTCAGCAGTCAGGGTCAGAAAGCCTCTTTCTGAGTATGACTACTATGAACAGCTGAACACATTACAGACAAAACATTCTCCTATTCCTGCTTCATTGATGTAtcatatgtttaaatatattttgttgctACAAGTTAAAATCAAAGCATTGCAGATGTAAATGTGAGAATAAGGTCATTTTTGACAGCTGATACTGTCAACCCTATACATCAATCTAAACTAAattgttttataacattaaccaATATAATTCATAACTGTAATgattaataaagtaaataaataaattggtaGTGACAAATGTGCATGATGATGGAGATGTTAACGCACAGAGATTATATAACCAAATCACTACTACACACTTTTCTGGGGTGGTGAGTCAGCCTTTGTGAATGAGTCGGGTCCATCACCATGTGTGCgaaataaaaatagatattCAGAAACTGTTTTCTCTTCAGTCATTGTGATTGTACActactttttaaatgtttggggtcagaaagatttttttaaatgcctcttatgctcaccgtgctgcatttatttgatcaaaaatactgtaaaaacagtaacatttcgacattattacacttaaaataactgttctctatttgtatatattttaaaatggaatctcttcctgtgatggcaaagctgtatTTATAGACAACAGGAGATTCTGAGGATGCACACCCAGTTTCATACAATTCCTCCAATAGGGGGCGCTAcaactaaaaaataattataactccttaatagagtacctcaggggtgatgtttttgtaggccaacccggaagttagcggtgcacgggttccctcgatcgaaagcctatatgcatttttcccatagacttttggaaaatcacaaataataatctctgtgtttaacaaagggttatgacacttacacgttttgtcttttaagataatctttacaagttaacacaacatttatacatttcgaagcctaaataaagtcgtcagatatataAAGTTAACAGTaagctataaacggactacagcacaccatgtccgcagatcaacgtcaccaccaccaagcttcctcaaactttatttaaaaacatgctcgctgattatgatctgtgcagtGTATGAAGACTTATCCACTTTTTTATGAGAAATGccgtccaaatgtcctgtttgtcatgatgacgtctaaagtccacCAAAGGAAGTAGCCCATTTTAGCactttgttagcaaccgccgtttttaagacacaataaaggtttaaaaaaaatcacaagtgggttataactggtgtgttttatgtcatagatcaaaacatgaaaatatttagaggctttgttaaccacagaccttatttcaggtgatttagcaaaaacccattcaaaaaacccatagactaaAAGTATagttgacttgacttgatataGACTTGAAGTATAGTTAGGgtgatggaaccggaagtcctaaaatctTCTTTGGTGGACAATTACTAACAGATCCTCTAATATGACTCAGATACTTAAGAAAACGTGGCCTCCAGCAGCCAATCAAATTTTAATGCTAATAATATCAAAATGGCGTACTGTTACAAAAATTGATAATTTgtacatcttgtgaaaatgtatgtgtatcgtgtattatatatatatatatatatatatatatatatatatatatatatatatatatatatatatatatatatatatatatatatatatatatatatatatatataattgtatatgTGTATTATTTGTGAAATAATAAGCAACTTCATTTTAGCTGATAACTCCATAACCCTGTGTGACAGAATCAAAATTCTTGCTGCTTCTGAATTCTTGCTTTAAGCCCATTGGCGTAACTTTGCTTTAAAAATTGTTGGGTTTGTGTGTGGGGGAGGTGTGTGAGGGGGGTGTTCTTGTGTGTATATGGTTTATGGgctatttcagaaatgtacaatgacaaatgcacaaaaaaaaattacattacaatttcAATAGTACACTGAGTTGAATTGACACAAAACCCATGTTTAATGTGATCGTTTCATCTGACACCTACTATATTTTGTCCTGAGAGTCTTTACAGTCAGTTAATAAATACATAGAGCCGCATGTGATGTTCATGTATCCTAATGGTCTGGTGGAAGAATTTTTGTCAAGCGTGTCAGATAGGGTTCTAATCTGCCTAGTATTTATCTATCTTTTCTCACTGAAACCAAAGATGTTTATCAGTGATTGAATATCAAGCGCAGGGATgcatttgtgtgcattttgattTCACCGGAACGAATAGTCTCCGCAGCAGCGTTGAGCAAAAGATTGAAATGCTCTTCTGTGTGAAGACTGTGCACTAGTCACGAGAACAGCGGCAACGAACGCtcagcatgatttcaaaaacaacacactgCAGTGCTATATCACCTCTTATTTAACTCAAACAAACTAAATGAATGCTTTGATAGTCAACTGGAGAGGTTTACTTTGCATTAGGTACATCCGTGCCATGAAATGTTTCAAAAAGACATGTCACACCTGTCCCACCTTCATAATTATGCCCCAACAATAagcaaatgtaatgtttatgatTATCTAAACTTTATCTGCCattctaatttaaaatatatatatatatatctttttttctcAGTCAGTTGCCCATTTTAAAAACCTGTTGCTGATACCTTTCAGTGGCGCTTCAAGTGCTGGGAAAACGTACAAATTGTAGTCtgttactgattccaaattaaatgagaaaaattAGAAGTAATgtaatccattacattacacatttgaGGTAatataatctgactactttttggttacttttgacctaactcGTTTATCATTGATTTGAATAagatattataaaaatacaaagagaaagaaaatatattccatttTTAATCAACAACATGAAGTACATTAAATATCACGTCAATAATGTTTTCAAGACTGGGGTTTGTGAGTTAAAGGAAAAGCtattaagtaattaaattataacaatataaaattaaaataatttattgacTTATTATTGACAACTTAAAAATCTCAGGGGGAGCTTCAAGTAAATCTATGAGGTTAAAGAGGTTCTGCTGACAAGTTGGGGAATCCCTGCAttgcatgtaaatatgaaatgatgtgaatttgtacattttaatgtgtttgaaagacaaGCCTTCCAGAGACAGGAATATTTGGTTAAATGACTCACTGAGtgataattcaaataataattattattttttttaattttttttttaagaaaggtaaaaaaaaaagtagtagtaaggagaatcaatgaataatttactgccattgtaataacatgtaatcaataaagtaactgtagtccgattacaagtattttaaaattaatataatctaattacaagtacttaatTTTTTGGAATCTAATTACGTAATCCACATAACATGTAGTCAGTTACTAACCAGACTATTATATAGACAAAAGAAACGTTCTGTGGCCTTTTGttcatgtgtgtttgtatgATCAACTTTATCTGTGTTTATATGATCAACTCTGTGTTCTACATCTAAATCACCCCTCTGGGAGTAACAGGTTTAAAAATTAGTCTTTTCCTCTTCCAGGAAAAACGAGGCAAAATATTGATGAGTCATCCAGCACTACATATGTTTTTGTCCAATCGGATGCTCTCTAGAACGACAGTGTCCCTCCCACTAAATGATCTCGCTTCTCTTCACTAATCATGGTTCGTCGGTGTGTATTTGGCTGTTCTAACGCACGGACATTATTTTGTTTCCCAACCACAAACTGGTTACGAAGGAAGTGGCTGGAGTTTATACATTTCGAAGAGGGGGCTATTTGTGCCAGCTCGCGGCTTTGTGACAGGCATTTCACTGATGAATCCTTCACCAATTTGGGGATGGTTACTGCGGGGATAACATGCTACCTTACATTAGCAGACACGGCCGTTCCCTCTCTGTACACTGTAGGCGCTTCCCCTCCCGCACGAGTAAGTATTGTCTTCAGAAGTTTGAGGCATTACATTAAGATCAAAATACAATCA encodes the following:
- the mustn1b gene encoding musculoskeletal embryonic nuclear protein 1b; the protein is MSQPEVKKKKRPVVKEEDLKGARSKLGLKGEVKSKTYEVMVECERMGKVAPSVFSGVRSGGETVLEKPKPPSGSVFGK